One Hydrogenobaculum sp. 3684 genomic window, AATAGGTATGGTCTTTCAAAAGCCTACTCCATTTCCAATGTCCATATTTGAAAATGTAGCTTTTGGTCTTAGACTGATGGGAATTAACAACAAAACTGAGTTAAAAGATAGGGTTGAAGCGGCTATAAAAATGGCTGCTCTTTGGGATGAGGTGGGCAATAGACTCCATGAAAACGCTTTTTCCTTGTCTGGCGGTCAACAACAGCGTCTTGTTATAGCAAGGGCTATAGCGGTAAATCCAGAGGTGCTTTTGTTTGATGAGCCTACATCAGCCCTTGATCCTATATCTACGGCAAAAATAGAAGAACTTATCATAGAGCTTAAGAAGAAGATGGCTATCGTTATAGTAACTCACAACATGCAACAAGCTGCTCGTATAGGCGATTATACGGCTTTTATGTATCTTGGCAAGCTTATAGAGTTTGATAAAACAGAAAACATCTTTACAAATCCAAAAGAAAAGCTTACAGAAGACTATATAACTGGTAGATTTGGATAAGGTTATGCTAAAATATATCAAAGATGAAACATATATATCTTATAAGACATGCTCAGAGTGAATACAACGAAAAAGGTATATTTCAAGGAAGCTTAGATAGTGAGCTAACCCCTCTTGGATATATACAAGCAAAACTTTTGTCTTTGGCTTTTAAAAATAAGAAAATAGATGTTATCTACTCATCTTTTCAAAAAAGAGCTTTAAAAACCGCTATTTTTTTATCAAAAGCCCTAAACAAAGAAATAATCATAGAACCTCGTATAAGGGAGATATCTTTTGGAGAGTTGGAGGGTAAAAACTTTATACAGATGTTTGTAGAGTATAGAGATATGATGATATCTTGGTCTAAAGACCCTTTGGAAAATCCTCTTCCTACCCAAGAGTCCAAAGAATCTTTTTTAAAAAGGGTAAGAGAGTTTATAGATATCGTGAAATCTCAAAAACATGAGCATATAGTTGTTGTTTCTCACGGTGGATTTATACACGGATTTATAATGGAAACCACAGGTTTTAGAGCACCCCTTTGGAACATACATACGGATAATACAGGTATTTCTAAATTGAGACTTGTGGAGGATAGGTTTTACATAGAATATCTCAACAACACTTGTCATCTTTTATGAGTAAATATAGAAAAGGTAAACTAAAACTTGAGCATCACACGTTAGAGGGTTTTGATAAGTATATAAAACCGGTGTTGGAGATTGAGATAGTAGAAGCTGTAATACCTGGAAGGATCTTTAGAAACAACAAAGGACGAGGTTCTAAAGGTCTTTTTTTACAATATGAGACCTCTTCTGGTTTTAAGCTTTTATACAAAAACGGTACATCTGTGCAAGAGGTATTTGTGGTTTGTAGCGATAAAGAAACGTTTAAATCTATCTTTGAAAATCTATACAAGGAGTAATTTATGAATCTTTTAAAATGGGGTTATATGGGTATTTTTTTAGTAGGTCTTATAGAGTCTAGCGTGTTTCCTCTTTCTACGCTACCTCTTATGACCGCTGGCACAATTTACAAGCTAAACGTTTATTTTGTAGCATTTTGTGCGCTGTTGGGAGATTTTATAGGAGCTTCTATAGTATATTATATAGGTTACAACTACGGCTATAAGGCTGTATCTAGGTTTATTTCTGAAAAAAAATTTAGAAAGACCGAAGCTCTTTTTCATAGGTATGGTGCTTTTGCAATATTGATAGGAGAGCCTTTTTACGTGATAAACTGGATAGCTGGAATATTAAGGTTTGGTTATTATAGGTTTATAGCGATGGCTCTTTTGTCTAGAGCTTTTAAGCTTATTGTATTTGCGTTTTTTGGTAAGGCTTTGGAAAGATTTTTATAGATTTTTTCTTTTTTCTGATATTTCGTCCAACATACTTTTGAGATTGTCTTTGTTTTTATCTTTTATAGCATTTTCTAATGTGTCTAATTGTTTTTTGAAAAGCTCTATACTTTTTAATACATTTTCTTGGTTGTATAAAAAAATATCCGTCCAAAGTTCCGATTGGCTTGCACCTATTCTGGTGGTGTCTAAAAAGCCCTGTCCTACGTAGTTTTTGTACTCTTCTGGTAATGTCTTTGTAAGAGCGTAAGCTATTAGGTGTGGAAGATGCGATGTGGTTGCGAATATCTCATCGTGGGTTTTTGCATCCATAATCTCTACTTTAGCTCCTATATGCTCCCAAAATGTTTTTACTTTTTCTATATGATCTTTTTTTGATATATCTGTAGGGCAAACTATTGTTAGTCTATTTGAAAATAGATCTTTTGATGCATTTTCAAAACCGTTTTTATGAGAACCGGCTATTGGATGAGATCCTATATAACGTTCTTTAAAGATAGGTTTTAAAACACTCTCTGGATATTCTTTTACAGAAGCCACATCCGTTATAACGGCATCTTTTATATGCTCTTTTATATTTTTAGCTACACTTTCTAAAGTGGATATTGGATTGCAAAATATTACAAAATCGTATTTTACACCCTCTTTAAACGCCCCATCTATGACGCCTTTTTCTATTGCAGTGTTTAATGTATTTTGGTCTTTGTCTAAAGCGTATATGTGTTTTGATAGTTTCTTGCTTTTAATATCAAAAGCCAAAGACCCACCTATAAGACCAAGGCCCACTATTAAGGTGTTATTAAGCATTTATTTTACTACCAGCATGTTTGTCTTGATGTAATGAAATACAAATGTAGTGGTGCTTCCCATGAAAAAGTGAACTAGTTTTTTCTTATGAGATCCCATTATCACCAAATCTATTTTAAGGTTTTCTGCATTTGATACTATACCTTCTTCTGCTACGGCTTTTTCTACTATAAGCTCAAAACCGTAATCTTTTGATAGTTTTTCAAGCTTTTCTTTTTTAGAACCAAATTCATCGGCATGATATAAAAATACTTTTGCGTTGTATATGTTGTTTAAATTTTTGGTAAAATCAAGCAGCTTATCATCTTCATCTTTTCCATCATGACAAATCATTATATTTTCTATAGGTTTATACTCATCTTTAAAAGCTACAAACACAGGACATTCTGCTCTTTTTATCACCTGCTCTGAAACAGAGCTTATATGTATACCTTTTATACTTTTGTCGTGATTAGGCTTTCCAACAAATATAATGTCTTCCAAATCACCTTGTAAAGCAATTTCTTTTGCCGGGTTTCCCCAGGTTTGAAGCGTTGAAACCTTGGCGTTTAACTTCCTTCCAAGGGCGCTAAACTCATCTAAAAGCGCTTCTGATTCTTTTTCTAAGAATTCTTTTACTTTTGCACTTATACCCTCATAGTAAGAAAAACCCAATACCCCCGCTAAATCCGCCAACAGGCTTTCTTCAGTCAACATGCTATCTAAAACGTGTATTCCTACTACAGGTATGTTTAGTTTAGAACCCAGCTCAAGGCCATAATGAGAAGCCACAAAAGATGGTTTTGAGCCGTCTAAGCCCGCTATTACTCTTTTAAACATCTAAGTTTCTTACCTCCTTGGCGTAGGTCTCTATAAACTCACGCCTTGGTTCTACGTTTTCGCCCATCAGTATAGAGAATATTCTATCTGCTTCTGCCGCATCTTCTAAGGATACCCTTAAAAGCCTTCTGGTGTTTGGATTCATGGTGGTTTCCCATAGCTGTTCTGGGTTCATTTCACCAAGACCTTTGTATCGCTGTATCTCTATGCCATCTTTTACAAAATTTATTATGTCTTGATAAAGATCTTCTACTGGTTTTTCTATATTTTTAACCTTATGCCCAAGTTTTAGGCTTATAGGATAGTTAAAAAATTCTTTATGCTCTTCAAAGAGCTTTTTGTAGGTACCAGAAGTAAGAAAATCTATATCTATAATGCTAAAGTTTTGATAGATATCGTATATAACTATAGAGTAAGAGCCATCAAAATCATCGTATTTTAATTTAGCACTGCTTACGCTTTTCATAGACTGTATATCTTCTAAGAGTTTTTTGGCTTTTTGCTCATCTTTGAGATAACTTTCATCTATTTTATTTGACAGAAGATATGTTATTACATCTTTGTTTCTTTTGTTTAGTATTTGAGCTATGGTGTTGTGCTGTTCCTTTATAGTATTTAACATGTTTATTAGTACATCACCTCTGTAGGTGTTTGATTTGGCGTCTGTTATAGATAAGTCTGTTCTTATGATGTTTAGTAAAAATTTTTCTAACTCTTTATCGTCCTTTATGTAGGTTTCTTTTTTCCCTATCTTTACTTTGTAAAGGGGTGGTTGTGCTATATACACATGCCCATTTTCAATAAGTTTTGTCATAAATCTATAGAAAAAAGTAAGAAGAAGAGTCCTTATGTGAGAACCATCTACATCAGCGTCTGTCATGATTATGGTTTTGTGATATCTAAGAGCGCTTAGATCTATATCTTCTCCTATGTTACAACCTAATGCTGATATAATTGCTCTTATTTCTTCATTGGAAAGGGCTTTGTCTATTCTTGCTTTTTCTACATTTAGTATTTTACCCTTTAGTGGTAATATCGCTTGGAATCTTCTGTCTCTTCCTTGTTTTGCAGAACCACCCGCTGATTCTCCCTCTACTATAAAAATTTCACATTTCGATGGGTCTTTTTCAGAGCAATCGGCAAGTTTACCCGGTAAAGATGTATCTTCTAAGAATGATTTTCTTCTTACCAAATCTTTGGCTTTTTTAGCAGCTTCTCTTGCTAGCGCTGCTTCTATAGCTTTTTCTACTATAAGTTTTAAAATATCTTGGTGTTTTTCAAAATAATCTGTTAAAAATTCTACCGTTATTGATTCTACTATGTTTTTTGTTTCTTGGTTGCCAAGCTTTGTTTTGGTTTGACCTTCAAACTGAGGCTCTGGTACTTTACAAGATACAACGGCCACAAGACCCTCTCTTAGGTCTTCACCGGTAAACATCTCTTTTAACTCTTTTGATATTTTTATGTTTTGGGATAGTTTTGATACAACCTTTGACAATCCACTTCTAAAACCTGTGACGTGAGTGCCACCTTCTATGGTTTTTATGTTGTTTACAAAGCTTTCTAAAGATTCTTTGTAATCTTTTGTATATTTAAAGGCAATTTCTACCAAAGTACCATCTTTTCCAGATTCTATATAGATTACGTCGTCGAAAAGGGGTTCTTTGCCTTCTGCAAGGTATTCTACCAGCTCTATGATGCCTTTTTCAAATTTATAAACAAGATGTTTGTTTAACCTGTCGTCTATTATCTCAAAGGTTACGTTTTTATTAAGGTAAGCTAATTCCCTTATTCTTTTTTCTACTATGTCAAACTTTATTTTTGTGGTTTCAAATATTTCAGCGTCCGGTTTAAATGTAATCTTTGTGCCTCTTTTTGTGGTATCTCCCATTATTTGAAGCTCAGTTTTTGGAACTCCTCTTTCATACTCTTGTCTGTATATCTTGCCGTCTCTGTAAACTTCTACTATGAGCCATTCTGAAAGTGCGTTTACAACGGAAGCGCCTACACCGTGAAGTCCCCCTGAATATTGATAAGCTTTTTTATCAAACTTTCCACCAGCCCCAAGCACTGTTAAAACCACTTCTACCGCTGGTTTTCCTACGTCTTTATGGATGTAAACAGGTATACCTCTGCCATTATCTTCTACCGTTACAGAATCATCTTGGTGTATATGCACTCTTATGTGTGTGGCATAGCCTGCCATCGCTTCGTCAACAGAGTTATCTACTATTTCCCATATAAGGTGATGAAGTCCTCTTTCGGAGATATCCCCTATATACATTGAGGGGCGTAATCTTACGTGTTCTAATCCGGTAACAACTTTTATTGCATCTGCGCCGTATTCTTGCATTATAATTATTATACCATCTTAGGCCTGTTTGATTTTCCTAAAAGCCAAAAAACTTTAGCATTGACAAAATATATATATAAGAGTAAAATCAATGAAAATGAGCGAAATTCACAAATGTTATCAGTGCGGCATAAGCATCTCTGGAAATCCTATAGTTTTTAACGTAAAAGGCGTAGATAGAGAGTTTTGCTGTACTGGATGTTATCTGGTAAACAAGATTTCTGGCAACGAGACATCCCAAAGCGTACAGAAGTTTTTTATAAAGTTTGGTATAAGCTTTTTCTTGGCTGGTTATGTAATGATGCTCTCTTTTACCATATATGGGGGCGATGTGTCAAAAGATTATCACGATCCTATAGTAAAACTCACAAACTACTTCTTGCTTTTACTCTCTACCCCCGTTATGGCTCTTATTGGTTTTGATTATCTTGTAAACTCTATAAAAGCACTTTTAAGAAAATCCATTACCACAGACCTTCTTATAGCAATAGGTGCTTTTTCAGCTTACGGGATTTCTGTTTATTCTACGCTTATGGGTGTTGGTACACCTTACTATGAAACTGCCACTATGATAGTGGCGCTGTCGGCTTTTGGAAAGTTTATAGAGGCTTTTGGAAGGTATAGAGCTGCTAAAAGTATAGGCGAGACTAAAGATCTTTTACCAAGCTATGCTACAGTTGTAGAAAATGGTACTGAGAAGATCATCAGGATAGATGAGGTAAAAATAGGGGATATTGTAAAGGTAAAGCCCGATGAGATCATACCAGTAGATGGTATCATCGTAGAAGGAGAAGGATTCGTAAAAGAGAGTTTTTTTACAGGTGAGCAAAAACCGGTGGCTAAGTTTGAAGGAGATAGCGTTTATGCGGGAAGCGTTAGCATAGATGGGAGTTTTTTAATAAAAGCCATAAACGATTTTAATTCAAACACTATAAACAAAATCATAGAAAATATAGAACTTGCAAAGCTCTCTTTTGCCCCAGAAAAAAACATAGCCGATAAGATATCTGCTATATTTGTCCCCACCATTATAACATTATCCGCTATAACCTTTGGCTTTTGGTATTATGAGTCTGGTTTTGATAAAGCTCTTATGAGCTCTTTGGCG contains:
- the pstB gene encoding phosphate ABC transporter ATP-binding protein PstB, whose translation is MSSVIAIESPKIEIKNLNFYYKKSLKPALENINMPIPDKRVTALIGPSGCGKTTLLRCLNRMHDLYPGIKYEGEIIFDNTNILSKSTDLIVLRSRIGMVFQKPTPFPMSIFENVAFGLRLMGINNKTELKDRVEAAIKMAALWDEVGNRLHENAFSLSGGQQQRLVIARAIAVNPEVLLFDEPTSALDPISTAKIEELIIELKKKMAIVIVTHNMQQAARIGDYTAFMYLGKLIEFDKTENIFTNPKEKLTEDYITGRFG
- a CDS encoding histidine phosphatase family protein, coding for MKHIYLIRHAQSEYNEKGIFQGSLDSELTPLGYIQAKLLSLAFKNKKIDVIYSSFQKRALKTAIFLSKALNKEIIIEPRIREISFGELEGKNFIQMFVEYRDMMISWSKDPLENPLPTQESKESFLKRVREFIDIVKSQKHEHIVVVSHGGFIHGFIMETTGFRAPLWNIHTDNTGISKLRLVEDRFYIEYLNNTCHLL
- a CDS encoding DUF2103 domain-containing protein, which gives rise to MSKYRKGKLKLEHHTLEGFDKYIKPVLEIEIVEAVIPGRIFRNNKGRGSKGLFLQYETSSGFKLLYKNGTSVQEVFVVCSDKETFKSIFENLYKE
- a CDS encoding VTT domain-containing protein, which translates into the protein MNLLKWGYMGIFLVGLIESSVFPLSTLPLMTAGTIYKLNVYFVAFCALLGDFIGASIVYYIGYNYGYKAVSRFISEKKFRKTEALFHRYGAFAILIGEPFYVINWIAGILRFGYYRFIAMALLSRAFKLIVFAFFGKALERFL
- a CDS encoding prephenate dehydrogenase, which gives rise to MLNNTLIVGLGLIGGSLAFDIKSKKLSKHIYALDKDQNTLNTAIEKGVIDGAFKEGVKYDFVIFCNPISTLESVAKNIKEHIKDAVITDVASVKEYPESVLKPIFKERYIGSHPIAGSHKNGFENASKDLFSNRLTIVCPTDISKKDHIEKVKTFWEHIGAKVEIMDAKTHDEIFATTSHLPHLIAYALTKTLPEEYKNYVGQGFLDTTRIGASQSELWTDIFLYNQENVLKSIELFKKQLDTLENAIKDKNKDNLKSMLDEISEKRKNL
- a CDS encoding universal stress protein, translated to MFKRVIAGLDGSKPSFVASHYGLELGSKLNIPVVGIHVLDSMLTEESLLADLAGVLGFSYYEGISAKVKEFLEKESEALLDEFSALGRKLNAKVSTLQTWGNPAKEIALQGDLEDIIFVGKPNHDKSIKGIHISSVSEQVIKRAECPVFVAFKDEYKPIENIMICHDGKDEDDKLLDFTKNLNNIYNAKVFLYHADEFGSKKEKLEKLSKDYGFELIVEKAVAEEGIVSNAENLKIDLVIMGSHKKKLVHFFMGSTTTFVFHYIKTNMLVVK
- the gyrB gene encoding DNA topoisomerase (ATP-hydrolyzing) subunit B gives rise to the protein MQEYGADAIKVVTGLEHVRLRPSMYIGDISERGLHHLIWEIVDNSVDEAMAGYATHIRVHIHQDDSVTVEDNGRGIPVYIHKDVGKPAVEVVLTVLGAGGKFDKKAYQYSGGLHGVGASVVNALSEWLIVEVYRDGKIYRQEYERGVPKTELQIMGDTTKRGTKITFKPDAEIFETTKIKFDIVEKRIRELAYLNKNVTFEIIDDRLNKHLVYKFEKGIIELVEYLAEGKEPLFDDVIYIESGKDGTLVEIAFKYTKDYKESLESFVNNIKTIEGGTHVTGFRSGLSKVVSKLSQNIKISKELKEMFTGEDLREGLVAVVSCKVPEPQFEGQTKTKLGNQETKNIVESITVEFLTDYFEKHQDILKLIVEKAIEAALAREAAKKAKDLVRRKSFLEDTSLPGKLADCSEKDPSKCEIFIVEGESAGGSAKQGRDRRFQAILPLKGKILNVEKARIDKALSNEEIRAIISALGCNIGEDIDLSALRYHKTIIMTDADVDGSHIRTLLLTFFYRFMTKLIENGHVYIAQPPLYKVKIGKKETYIKDDKELEKFLLNIIRTDLSITDAKSNTYRGDVLINMLNTIKEQHNTIAQILNKRNKDVITYLLSNKIDESYLKDEQKAKKLLEDIQSMKSVSSAKLKYDDFDGSYSIVIYDIYQNFSIIDIDFLTSGTYKKLFEEHKEFFNYPISLKLGHKVKNIEKPVEDLYQDIINFVKDGIEIQRYKGLGEMNPEQLWETTMNPNTRRLLRVSLEDAAEADRIFSILMGENVEPRREFIETYAKEVRNLDV
- a CDS encoding heavy metal translocating P-type ATPase → MKMSEIHKCYQCGISISGNPIVFNVKGVDREFCCTGCYLVNKISGNETSQSVQKFFIKFGISFFLAGYVMMLSFTIYGGDVSKDYHDPIVKLTNYFLLLLSTPVMALIGFDYLVNSIKALLRKSITTDLLIAIGAFSAYGISVYSTLMGVGTPYYETATMIVALSAFGKFIEAFGRYRAAKSIGETKDLLPSYATVVENGTEKIIRIDEVKIGDIVKVKPDEIIPVDGIIVEGEGFVKESFFTGEQKPVAKFEGDSVYAGSVSIDGSFLIKAINDFNSNTINKIIENIELAKLSFAPEKNIADKISAIFVPTIITLSAITFGFWYYESGFDKALMSSLAVLLIACPCAFNVAAPLALWNAANSLARRGIILQNLRALYSVRHINEVLFDKTGTITLENLEYSGYTQFGDEKDFIKKVASIENYSKHPIAKSLLNHYQGDFVKPSKVRIIPGYGIEAFIEDKKWYIGSKELMESIGITPKACEENLSCVYVAVDGRLEGTLYFKQKIDENALEAIKRLKDMGYKVGLISGDERAFVEEFSNIFDEVYWSLKPQDKQKVVMDKKSKGAKIMYVGDGINDALAMAISDVSVAVANASGVARISASILLFNKNLKAIPWIIKFSNQVKKIIYTNFIWASVYNTFGIALAMAGLIQPIWSAVFMIISSVSVVYNSSRIENM